The Clarias gariepinus isolate MV-2021 ecotype Netherlands chromosome 12, CGAR_prim_01v2, whole genome shotgun sequence region AAATTTTGTttctctttaatttatttattttctaatttgttAAACATACATATGTACATTATACACTtatgtaaattaaacaaaatatgtaaattgtcgccttaataaaatgtttgtttatttaaccgcACATGTACTTGATATTTTATTGTGGATATTTGATAATTGTCCGCGTTACCTAACAGTGACAATTCCAGTGATcagaatgtgtttttattgcTATAATAAACATAGAAGAAAAAGTATTTGACAGTGACAATTCTGTCAATCGGGATACATTTTCCTTGCTCTATGggttagaatgatgaacctcagctgagtcacttgtaggctgtaaacaagCCAGtagtacactcaaaaaaattaaactggctacctgttacattactaaaatgtaatgtgttttgtacataattttatgtttccaagataaacatgaataaattgttgtatttgcatgaaattcaacaacttaacatgtattagattcaagtataaagtacaaaatgtttctgttggtgtaattttctttctattattaatacttatttgtggtgttttatgctttgtacatcttttcaaattgagaacTCAtttaagttgctgctggtgtaaaatagggtttttattaaatataaaatctcagttttatcccgtttcttatgcttccttcctttacagaattctgttgaccatggttaattataattaaccgagggtatttaataaaaataatgggaggggggtgctttaataaaacatgaatctgacatttggcagatgtatgaacatctgattaacatcgtcaaaagagcggatcagggtcgttttaattcatttacggCTTAAATATGTCGGCTAAGCGTCGTTAACGGACGTCTCGGCaacatctgccagatgagcaAACGCCCTCTGCCAGACATCTGCCAGCTGAAAAAGACAACGTCGCATAGACGTCTCCGTGACGTGCGTGTGCTATCTGggaataatctttgtatgataaaaagACTCGGGCATGAATCACGAAGCGTTTaattttcaaataatcattcacgCTAAgccaaaacagcagaagaataggaaattaataatcaaaaaaatacttatgctttttgctgtttgtccaacattgaataattatttaattattgataattaaagctgctcacatagCGCGCTTTCACTTCTCGcattcacttttaaaaatgcagtgtttaatcagcaagtatatgttgcctctctttatgatgggtaaatattatgactgaaataaagctgctcgtgtcggctcatatcgggagcattttgatcaaaggggagatgaaaagtgaaagtgtgtaccaccaacatagcacaatgcatgtgtgtgaatggctaaaatgtggttgtgaataagccttttagtgaatgtaaaatattCGCGTGAACCCGCTgtgtgcgctctttcactttgctgagttttgatctaaagtcagatgaacgcACGTgtcgatatgagagatttataagagatttctctttcccagaaatacaacaaacacaaatttatttttaaataaggggCGTCTTTGCGGAGCTGTGCGAAACCCACGCTGATGTGagctgctttattttagtcatactgtaacatactaacatatttttgctgtgtaatGGACCTTTCTCTTATTACTCTGTTTTAACAGGGGTGGGGTGTAAAGATTATAAATGCGTctgggaaaacagcaaggaaactgactggccaaacaagcactaaTAACAGcacaagggcttgtaaaaacatttttattatttagaacaGCTAATTAAGTTTACTAGCTAACGATGCCATTTGTAGAATGAACTGTTgtatagcttctgtttgtatcggtttattgttattataaaaaagttgcatttaaatacatcaaaatttaaatataaaaatacagtggaacctcagattacgagcataatttgttccggaagtgggctcgtattccaaaacacttgtaaaccaaatttaagaaataatggaaactgaaattatttgttctacagcccaaaaaaataaatacataaaaataattaatacaaaatattaagtaaaaataaaacaaattaacctgcagtttacctttcaaaaaagtaaaaaaataaatcccagcaaataagtgtttccctttgtgcacgcaggcactgtttaaattcaaatttcaaattcaaattttatttgtcacatacacagtcatacacagtacgatatgcagtgaaatgcttacatgaccACCATGTATGAacgactatgtgtgtgtgtgtttatgtctgaggctagagtaagtggagactcttgcttttagcccctcctgtctccccctcctcatcttacacattaaaactttctcctctcgtttgaacacactcacacattaatggaaagactgttgttctcttctaaattattaaagcttctccgctttattttatgttgctcgcggcagcgtaacagcccgttaattcatgctcttgtaatgatgagatgaacaaactggtcgatgtccccgttcttttattttctgcagtgtCTGGCTATAGTATAAACTTTCAGGTGGATCcagcacttaaatccaactaaaaaaaaactactaaagaACAAAACTCAAGCTCTATATTCTAGCTTACATCTCGCGtttgcgttcacacacaccggactgcattacccacaatgcatctcccacaCTGTGTAACGTTTGGATTTAATTTTATCACGGGGTCGTGAATCAAAATAAGGGATTTTAATAGTCACTTCCGGTATTGTGCAATCGAGACGGAACAAGTAAAGATGCGACACAACAACAATTACTAAatcaaaccaaagtgtattatacaaaacaaaccaacaaccgAACAAACAAGGTTCCCATCTTGTTTCATTACAAAATTCAGTGCAGAGTTTCAAATGCCAAACAAATTCTCATCATTTTAAAGTTTATGTATCTAACCGTACATCAGGATTTATAATGCATGTAgaattcttaaatctgattttttttttttcttatttggttCATCCTTTCTGCATCTTCATATTGTCAATACAAATTATGGTGTATAATAAAGCCATTATTTTATGTAACTCTTAGTCGTCCAGGTGAGGTTATCTGACTTCTGGACTGGAAGTTACTCAGACTGAAGAAGTAGCTACTAAGGTAAGTAATGAAACTAATCTACCTGACCtcttatacaaacttaaataattcttttgattgtgtagagcTGCGTTGCAACAATGACAGTTGTTAGAAgcactatacaaaaaaaaaaaaaaaaggaatcgaatttaatttaattaaccaGTAGGTCATTCATCTGTGTGGTTAAGGAAAAGGGTCTCTTTAATAAAGGCAGAACAAGTAGTTTCTAATTTAACAGCCTGTCAGAAGTCGTATCCTGTGGTATACGTCTGTGAATTCTTCACTAAACAAGAAAATGTAACATATTTCTAAATGGATTCTACTgatatgttgtttatgtttgtttccCAGCAAAACCAAGGGCTGATGcagattaataataatgaacaagACCGGTAATTGATATTGTTGTGGCGAGTTTAGGGACGATTAAGCAAAGACGCAAAGATTACTCCGGAGACCAGTGATGTTGAGGCCAATAGACTTTATTCTGTGCAGAATACAGCCGAGCAGTTTCTCTGCAGAGGAAAAAAAGCTTGCCTCTTTTACGATGCACGCTTATATACGTTTACATGACACTTCTTCAACATCTTGTTCCTACCAACACAATACTCCCTTACATGTGTTCGGTTTATAAAAGATACAATGCTTCAAGGACATAGGTTTACTTATTCCTACAAGACACAATGCTCTCATACATGTTCATATTATGGCTGAAGGAAACATCACTCACTTAGTTGAACAGTTTGTCCATGTGCTCCCATCCTACAGCGGGAAGTATCTGCTCTGTAGAGTCATACTGAGGCCTTGGTGGCCCAGCACACAGTTTTAAAGTCATTAGTCTCTTTACTGGTAACAATGTTACATTTTGTACTATATTGTTCCCTACATATTTAATAATAGCAGATTAAATATCTGTTTAGGAACACAATTCCTGATTAATATTTTGTGGTTAAATCGCTACAATATTTGCAACCAATATGTATTTgcagcaattttttaaataaaagtacttaaaacattttaatcttaACCTTCAattttcaaaatttaaaaatgacaattttCTACATAAAACTTTGTTGAAAGGCACTTAAGCATGTCTTTACCAGTAGAATTATTGGAATGTTTTACTTAAACCTACCTTAACTCCTCTTCTTCTACTACCCACATACCCTCCCAATTAACAACTGCAAGATATGGTAATTTCAAGGTAACTTAACCCAGTTCAAGAAATTAAAAACCTCTTTGattatttctttgcttaatgaAGTCCAATGAATTGACAGCAATACTTTACCATGTAGTAATGGTGTTACGGCTTCTCTTGTGTGTGAATGCGTTCGTGTCTTCGAAGACGATCAGAAGAAGCaaaactcttcccgcactgtGAGCAGAGATACGGCTTCTGTCCGgcgtgaatgcgctggtgtgtttgGAAGTAACTAGCAGAGGTAaagctctttccacactgtgtaCAGAAATagggcttctctccagtgtgaatgcgctggtgtcttTGGAGGGGACCAGCAGTGGTAAAGCTCTTTCCGCACTTTGAACatggatacggcttctctccagtgtgaatgcgctggtgtattTGGAGACGATTAGAAGAagcaaaactctttccacactgtaaacatggatacggcttctctccagtgtgaatgcgctggtgtattTGGAGACTACCAGCAGAggtaaaactcttcccgcactgtGAGCAAGGaaacggcttctctcctgtgtgaacgcGCTGGTGTGTTTGGAGGTTACTAGGAGTGGTAAAAcacttcccacactgtgagcagggatacggcttctctccagtgtgaatgcgctggtgtgtttgGAAATAACTAGCATTGGTAaagctctttccacactgtgaacaTAAATagggcttctctcctgtgtgaatatgCTGATGTCTCTGAAGATTATTAGAAGAAGCaaaactcttcccgcactgtACACatggatacggcttctctccagtgtgaatgcgcagGTGTGTTTGGAAGTAACTAGCAAAGGTAaagctctttccacactgtgaacaGAAATagggcttctctcctgtgtgaatatgCTGATGTCTCTGAAGATTATTAGAAGTAGAAAAACTTTTCCCGCACTGTAAACATGGATACAGCTTCtttcctgtgtgaatgtgctggtgTTTTCGTAGGTTACAAAGAGTGGTAAAAcactttccacactgtgagcagggatacggcttctctccagtgtgagtaCGCTCGTGTCTCCCAAGATGATTAGAAGTAGCAAAAcactttccacactgtgagcagggATACCGCTTCTCTCTCATGTAAACCTGCCGATCTTTTTTCAGATTACTTTGGGAACTAAATATCTCCCCATAACCAAAACACTGGTCATTTTccttcttcatttcttcataagaTGTGTTTGGAACAGATAATGCCTTATTAGTACTTTTCATATTTAACCTTCATTTGCAGAGACGAGATAAATGATGATAGTCTCTAagggaaaaagagaagaagaagaaaaaaagacacgACTTTGATGACATTCTTTGGCATTGTCCAGATGAAAAGAATCCCCCCTCCCAGCCcccaatttaaataaaacataacagaTCATTATTAGGTATATATTGAAAGATCACAGGTTGTAGATGGGCAATAAGTTTTGATACGCTGCAAAAAAATCCTGTTGTCCTCTCATGCCCAATTGACAAAAGTATCACCTGTGGGTCTGCGGGCCAATTAAAGCGGCTATGGCCTAATGTATGTAACATTGAGTAAACATTACATcataacagcaaaaaaaaaaaaaaaacagaagctgCTTTCTAGTTGACTCTAAGTTTAAAATTTTGCCTCTTCTTTAAATCTGTGCATGATCCGCGGTGAAAGCAGAACCTGATAATTTATTTCTGTGACTGAATCTGTACTGAAAACGCACAGATTCAGTCACGTGGAGACGGCACATGATATGTTTAATAACGTACCAGTTGCATGCCGCacgtgatttaaaaaaataaataattaaattgtcGTGTAAAACGTATCTTTTATGAGCCTTGCACCTACCATGCTTGGGAATGCATAAATCGTTTAACTTCACTGCTCTTGCTGTTGTTAAACCAGAGAACCTGCAAAACTACTTTTTGTGTCATTGTTTAAAATCTCATGTTTCGGGAGGAAAATCAAAATCATAGATAAAGAAAGATAAGACACTATAGAGAAAGCTGTTTTGTGGCTCTGCCAGAGAAGTCATGTagaatcaacttttttttattattatattactacttttaaaatgtgtaaattctACTGCTtctggaatatgggaatgacttCGCAAAAATGTTGAACTGTCAAATtgctaataatatttatttatttgtatattttatttttggtcacagcaacaacagaaaacaaccataaaaacatgtgatcttATAAATCTGTGCTACTTATTGGCCTATgtgaccattaaaaaaataataaattcatgttcaagtcatttactgtatatagttgtTTAGAAACCGCCATCCCAAGCAGCCGCTATCAGCTGAACAAAGGCATGAGTGTGACACCCAGCATCAGCTTTGCACAGTGCAAAATCAGTTTTTGCAGATGATTAAATTATGTTGTGCAAAGTGGAGTGAAGTATCATCTGAATAAATGTGTGGCACAGTGCTACACCTTATGAAAGATAACACTGTGTCTTCCTTTAGGATAATTGtgcagtgcaaaaaaacaaaaaagaaagaaaacccttgaaggaatttatttattaatgtttagaaATGTAAAATGATTTTGTAGTAAACCACcaatttaaaactaaataaaacctAGCCCTGAAACTATGGTCTTACATTTATGCCACAATCCTGAGCGTGCAGTTTTGACATTTTGCTAATAGAAAAAGCACTTTATGCATGTGCAGGGTCTTTTCTGGATGCTCAACGGCTCGGTTCTGCCCGTGCAGTGTTTCCTCTGTGTTCCACATCCTTTCTGTGCATGCTCGACCGTGACTGCCCTGTAAGCTCGGTCAACtctgtccagtgttacaaaactagccaatcacagacttttACACACTACTTTTAATCGTCTGTTTCTTATCCATCAGCTGGCACGATCGACAGCATACCggaattcaattcagttcacttttatttgtatagtgcttttttattttttttttaatggtcattgtctaaaagcagctttacagaatcaaaagaatattataagaaattaaaattatattatatatataaatgataggAAATTATATACGGGAAGCattgtaaataaagttttatttgtttataatattataaataaacgttatagtactattttttattgaattatgtattagtatataaCAGTTTCGTTAgtccattgtgtgtttttatttacttatctaatTTTCCCTATAGCTCACCGTTAGACTACGCTGACTAAAATTAAAATCGGACAACTGTGTCTCCTTatttataaacctttattaacAACACTTCCGTTATGCTGTCGATAGTGCCACCTGATATAGAAGAAACAGTCAATTAGACGTGgtgtgtggaagtctgtgattggctcGTTTTGTAAAGCTGGACAAAGTTGAGGGAGCTTACAGACGGAGTCGAGCGTGCACAGGAAATGTGTGCCATGCGCGTGCAGGTAGCGTGCGCGCACCGTAAACGGATGTTGCGTGCACGCGCAGAAAACACGAGGAACGCGCGGGAGGACACCGCACACGCCAAACCGAGCTGTTGAGCGATCAGAAGAGAAGTGGCACGCACACAGAGTGCTTTGTCCGccctcaaaatgtcaaacctgTGCGTTTAGGATTGTGGCATGAATATATCGCCATATGAAACACCTCAAGCACTTTTCATCTGAACTTACCTCAGACAGAACAGGCTTATAGTTTTAAATCCTTCTCATCTAACAGTCTCTGTAAAAATCTGCCAGTAATACCTCAGTGTAGACCTTCACCTTCCACAGCCActtcttctttattatttttggcGAATGGCAACAAACTTATAggtgcattactgccacctgctggactgcAGGGTGAACATCAGATTAGTAGGaacacaaaagcaaaacaaaacaaaacaaaatatcagggtaaaaaattaaaaaattttttaaaaccatttttaagGTATATTTTTCAGGTAAATTTCCCTagaatgcttttttatttttatttttagtctctgagattttatttttccttgtcATATATTTTGCAGTTTATCAGTATGTGTTAATATCTCCATTTGTCCAAATGTATTCACAGAACACATCACAGTGTTTTAGCCTATTATACTAAGACTCGGCTTTAGgtcatacattatatatatatatatatatatatatatatatatatatatatatatatatacacacacaaatatggtatgtacagtatatgattttttttaaatatgattttcagTCTGTGAATTCTAGCTAAACTGTTAGAATGtttgaaacttttaaaagcaCTCGTGACAATCTAAAACAAGGACTGTAATACttgcaattttaaataaaaaccctttTGCTCTTTTTCCCGTCATAAGGTAGCAGTGGACAAAGATGAAGGCGTAGATATCACAATGACCGGCGTAGATATACAATAACCCTATAAAACTGTTTATGGCTAATTGCTAAATTCTCATGGTATGGTATGTAGAGGAATAATCACAATTTTTGTAGCTAAATTGGAAGAACATATTTATGGGGAAGTTACATTCCTTTATGATGTTTgtatgaaaaacatacaaacatacaaactGTTCAAACTGTTCAAAATGTTTGTATGAAAATGTCTGTATTTCCTGAATTGTTAATGTCACACTGTGGGCAAAGCCATTTAATTAAAGCTGTAAGTATCTACATTGGTCCCATCTTGTTTCATTACAAAATTCTGTGCAGAGTTCCAAATGCCTAACAATGTTCAAACATTGTTCCAAAACTTATTGATCTAACTGTACATCAGGAATTATAATGCATGTAGTACAGGctaaaaatgcatataaataagtctttaatctgatttttttttcttgtttggttcaccttttctgcattttcaTACTATCAATACAAATGGTGGtgtataatacatttacatttagcagacgctcttatccagagcgacttacatttttatcccattatacattacacatctgagggttaagggccttgctcaagggcccaacagtggcaacctggtggttgtggggtttgaacctgggatcttcaatatccaatgccttaactgagctacccctggccataATTGTATGTGATTCTCAATCATCCAGGTGAGGTTATCTGACTTCTGGACTGGAAGTTCCTCAGACAAAAGAAGTATCTACTTAGATGAGTAATGAAACATATCTACCTAACAAGAAATAAATCCATTATTCATTAACCAGTTTGTTAGAGTTATCCTTCGGTGTATTTAAGGAAAATAGAGGCAGAACAAGTAGTTTCTAATTTAACAGCCTGTCAGAAGACGTATCTTGTGGTATACCTCTGTGAATTCTTCACTAAACAAGAAGATATACAATCCTAAATGGAGTCGACtgatgtgttgtttttgttcgaTTCCCACCACCACTAAGGGCTGATGCagattattaataatgaaacaGACCAGTAATTGATATTTgaaacaaatatgttttttttatttttaatctgcaaagtaattttaaaaacattttaattttaacctttaattttttaaattaggaaTGACAATCTCCTACATAAAACTTTGTTGAAATGCACTTAAGCATGCCTTTAACAGTGGAATTACTGGAATGTTTTTACTCAAACCTACCTTGCAACCTCTTCTACTACCCACATACACTGGGCCTTCCCAATtaacacattttgttatgtagATTTAGGTGATCACACCCAGTCAATTGACCCCAGCCAGAAATCACATGTTGAACTCACTTCAGGAGTTGCAGAGTCTGCGATTTCAAATGCCCTGCATggttatcataaaataaaaatgatgtctTCTGGCTGGAGGGTTGAGTAAGTAACTGTGATAagcagtttttttaatttatccccctttttccatattttctcccctaatttagtagtGTCCAATTCTCCCAGTCACcggaggctcccacattaagcttctatTGCcaatcagtcgggagggccgcagACCGacccacgtgtttcctccgatccACGTCACAAGCCATTTTTTCGAACtcctcgctcacgcaccgttgggggaacagcgctatccgctccctccgcctgcgcgagctcacagacgcccctgatggGCTTGTAGAGCAGTCaataatgtgggagcactgagtaccgctcggccaatcagctctctctggctgtgaaaggttacagcatcacctggggatcGAAACCAGCGCCAAGtccctttgtttaaaaaaagacatgctgAAGAGGTTATAGTTCGCCAAtaaacacattgactggcctaaagtgAATtggcgcaatattttgtggactaaTGAAAacaagattgtcctttttggaggctgcagacagtttgtcaggcgacCCCCAAATCgagatatggagctttactcacttttttcaacacactgctattattttgaacacaactgttgataccacaaactcagatcacactgaatgcgcagctgGCACCTCTAATCCGAAGACaagactgttaaatattagatctctcgcatctagaGCAGTTACtgttaataaaagtaattagatcaggagtttgatatacttaGTTAAACAGAAagctggattaaacaggatgggtatttaactttaaatgaagctagtcctacTGGATACAGCTGCATACACCAGCCTTGGCTAACTGGTAGAGAAGGAGGCATTGGAGTTATTTGCGATGATAATATGACTATcgtattaaaaacacttacaCAAATTCAACATATTTAAAGTTCTCTATATTAACAtgacaagtgtagctacaaatatgaagtctGTTCAGTCACTCCCACTAATTATCATATAAAGACCCCCAGGGACATGCTCTGAATTTCTTTgcgaatttgcagatttcctctcaaacctagtcatttttGTAGACAAAGCGTTGATTGctggaaatttaaatatttattttgagaatccaaaaggactcagtaggagtaaatccaTGTGTAGTATGACCCAAAATAAAGCAcatcacactttagatttaatgatATTCTTTGGATTAACTCCGCAACAGCCGGTCCTAAGCCCGGATAAAGGTTGGGCGTGGGGTTAGCTACCCCACCCCATAAAAAAACACTCTAGCTACAGAAGCATCGATTACAAGAACCAAAGAAATCTACCTGGGCAATGTAGGCCCTCAACCATAGAGACTTATGATGCATCGCAGTGAAAGCCGCAAGAAGGCTGCAACGCTGACCCCCCTTCTGACATTCAGGAAAACATCAAGAATAGCCACATGGAACATCAGGACAATGTATGATAAAGGAAGAACAATCCAAGTAGCACGAGAGATGGAAAGATATAAGATTGATGTGCTAGGACTGAATGAGACAAGGTGGCTGCAGGCTGGACAGTTGAGACCTCCATGAGGAGAGCAGTTACTGTACTCGGGGAATACGGAGGATGGTGCCCCACACATTGAAGGCGTGGCCCTGTTGTTGGCAACGGAAGCACAGCGAGCACTCATTGGCTGGGAACCTGTCAACTCCCGCATCATAACAGCACAGTTCaccaccaagaaaaaaaaaaacatcagactgAACATCATTTAATGCAACGCCCCCACAAACGatgctgaggaaaaaaaaaaaagatgagtttTACTAGCAGCTCCAGTCAGTCATTGACAAGGGAAGAAGCAAAGACATGACAATACTAATGGGCGATTTTAATTCCAAGATTGGATCAGACAATACAGGATATAAGGACATCATGGGTACTCATGGACTTGGAGAAATGGATGAGAATGGAGAGTGGTTTGTAGACATCTACACCTTAAACCAGCTGGTGATAGAGGGGAGCATCTTCCCACACAAGCGCATCCACAAGGCTACATGGAGTTCCCCGGACCATGTTACAGAAAATCAGATTGACCATATCTGCATCAGTCGGCAATTCAGAAGATCGTGGCAGGATGTGCACTTGATGAAGGGAGCAGACGTTTTTTCTGACACAACCCCTTGGTAACATCAATGAGACTAAAGAAGCACAACACCGCTAGTAATAGGCGGACAAAATACAATGTTGGACTAGTTAAATGTAGATATGCAAAGGAGGCCTTCAAAATTAGTTTGAACAACAGGTTTCATCCTTTGCAAGAACTGATGGATGATCCTGAAGCAGACATTGAGACACAACGGGAGACCAGCAAGAAACTTTGGCTAGACACCTGTGAGGAGATACTTGGAAAAAAGAAATACCAGTATAAATAGTGGATATCTGCTGACACCAACCAGAAACTAGAACTGAGGAAAGAGAAGAAAGCTTCCGTGAACATGAGCCGAACTAGGTCAGAAAAGGTGAAAGCACAGAAAGAGTACACATGGTGGACAGAGAGGTGAAGACCAGCATCAAAAAAGACAAACGTGAATATATTTGTGATCTGGCCAGGCATGCAGAGGACGCTGCAGGACAGGGAAACTTACCTTATAACCAAGAGGCTTGCCGGCAGGTTTCAGCAGGCAGACAAGCCGGTTAGGGACAAAAATGGCAACCTACTGACAACAACTAAAGAGCAGCTTAAGCGATGGGCAGAACATTTCAGTGAACATTTAAACAGCCCTGCTCCGGCAGAACCACCAGACATTCCACCGGCAGGGACAGAGCTTCCCATTAACTGTGACAAGCCATCGAAAGGGGAGATAAGAAAGGCTGCCGAAGCACTGAGGAAAGGAAAGGGAAAAGCGGCTGGTCCGGATGAGATTCCAGCAGAGGCCATTAAAGCTGACATGGAAAGTACTGTCAACATCCTTCACAGCCTCTTCAGTAAGATCTGGGAGAAAGAAGAGTCACCAGCTATATGAAAGAAGTAAATATTATCAAGCTACCTAAGAAAGGTGATCTCAGTGTCTGCAGTAACTATCTAGGGATTATGCTCCTTTCAGTACCAGGCAAGGTACTAAACAATGCCTCCTTTATCCTCTCCAGAATGACTGTCGAACCTAAGCTCTGAGACCAGCAGGCAGGTTTCTGCAAAAACAGGTTATGCGCTGATCAAATTGCCAGTCTACGTATCATTGTGGAACAGTCACTGGAGTGGAACTCTCCACTCTATATCAACTTCATAGATTATGAGAAGGCATTTGACAGTGTGGATAGAGAGACTCTTTGGAAACTGCAGAGACATTATGGAGTTCCTCCAATAATTATTGTAATGATCCAATGCACGTAAAATAACATGAGCTGCCGAAATA contains the following coding sequences:
- the LOC128534548 gene encoding zinc finger protein 431-like isoform X1, producing MKSTNKALSVPNTSYEEMKKENDQCFGYGEIFSSQSNLKKDRQVYMREKRYPCSQCGKCFATSNHLGRHERTHTGEKPYPCSQCGKCFTTLCNLRKHQHIHTGKKLYPCLQCGKSFSTSNNLQRHQHIHTGEKPYFCSQCGKSFTFASYFQTHLRIHTGEKPYPCVQCGKSFASSNNLQRHQHIHTGEKPYLCSQCGKSFTNASYFQTHQRIHTGEKPYPCSQCGKCFTTPSNLQTHQRVHTGEKPFPCSQCGKSFTSAGSLQIHQRIHTGEKPYPCLQCGKSFASSNRLQIHQRIHTGEKPYPCSKCGKSFTTAGPLQRHQRIHTGEKPYFCTQCGKSFTSASYFQTHQRIHAGQKPYLCSQCGKSFASSDRLRRHERIHTQEKP